The Caenorhabditis elegans chromosome II genome has a segment encoding these proteins:
- the pde-4 gene encoding putative 3',5'-cyclic-AMP phosphodiesterase pde-4 (Confirmed by transcript evidence) has product MSISLINNNNRSVRRKFGESGFTLRHGDDLIVTPFAQLLASLRNVRSNLISITNIQNSDDSRHANRSAKRPPLHNIELPDDVVHCAHDTLEELDWCLDQLETIQTHRSVSEMASSKFRKMLNKELSHFAESSKSGTQVSKFLITTYMDKEEDEPSIEIEVPTEVQGPSTSGPMTLSILKKAQTAAMNKISGVRKLRAPSHDGHVPEYGVNCAREIAVHMQRLDDWGPDVFKIDELSKNHSLTVVTFSLLRQRNLFKTFEIHQSTLVTYLLNLEHHYRNNHYHNFIHAADVAQSMHVLLMSPVLTEVFTDLEVLAAIFAGAVHDVDHPGFTNQYLINSNNELAIMYNDESVLEQHHLAVAFKLLQDSNCDFLANLSRKQRLQFRKIVIDMVLATDMSKHMSLLADLKTMVEAKKVAGNNVIVLDKYNDKIQVLQSMIHLADLSNPTKPIELYQQWNQRIMEEYWRQGDKEKELGLEISPMCDRGNVTIEKSQVGFIDYIVHPLYETWADLVYPDAQNILDQLEENREWYQSRIPEEPDTARTVTEDDEHK; this is encoded by the exons ATGTCAATCTCTTTAATTAACAATAATAATCGAAGTGTCCGTCGAAAGTTCGGCGAGTCCGGATTTACTCTTCG ACACGGTGACGACCTGATTGTAACCCCGTTTGCTCAACTGCTTGCCAGTCTTCGAAACGTTCGATCCAATCTGATTTCGATAACCAACATCCAG aacagCGACGACAGTCGACACGCTAATCGAAGTGCGAAACGGCCGCCTTTGCACAACATTGAGCTTCCAGACGATGTGGTGCATTGTGCGCATGATACACTCG aagaacTCGATTGGTGTCTTGATCAGCTGGAAACAATTCAAACTCATCGATCAGTGTCTGAGATGGCCAGCAGTAAG TTCCGCAAGATGCTCAACAAAGAGTTGTCACACTTTGCTGAATCGTCCAAATCCGGCACTCAGGTCTCCAAGTTTTTGATCACCACCTACATGGACAAGGAAGAGGATGAACCGTCGATCGAGATCGAAGTGCCCACTGAG GTACAAGGCCCTTCTACATCTGGACCAATGACACTTTCGATACTGAAAAAAGCTCAAACAGCAGCCATGAATAAGATCTCAGGAGTTCGAAAACTTCGTGCTCCATCACATGACGGCCATGTTCCCGAATACGGTGTAAACTGTGCACGTGAGATAGCTGTTCATATGCAACGACTCGATGACTGGGGACCTGATGTCTTCAAAATCGAcgaactttccaaaaatcactCGCTCACTGTCGTTACATTTTCATTACTCCGCCAGCGGAATctctttaaaacttttgaaattcatcAATCTACTCTGGTCACCTACTTGCTCAATCTTGAACATCACTATCGTAATAATCATTATCACAATTTTATTCATGCAGCCGATGTTGCACAGTCAATGCACGTTCTGCTCATGTCTCCCGTCCTTACA gaagtCTTCACTGATCTTGAAGTATTAGCAGCTATATTTGCCGGTGCTGTCCATGATGTAGATCATCCTGGATTCACGAATCAGTATTTGATCAACTCAA ACAATGAATTAGCGATCATGTACAATGATGAAAGTGTCCTTGAGCAGCATCATCTGGCAGTTGCATTCAAGCTTTTGCAAGATTCAAACTGTGATTTCCTTGCAAATTTGTCCAGAAAACAACGGCTGCAATTTCGCAAGATTGTCATTGATATG GTACTTGCAACTGATATGTCTAAGCACATGTCTCTTCTTGCTGATCTGAAAACAATGGTCGAAGCAAAGAAAGTTGCTGGAAACAATGTGATTGTGCTGGACAAGTACAATGACAAAATTCag GTACTACAATCGATGATTCATCTCGCTGATCTCTCAAATCCAACTAAGCCAATCGAATTATACCAACAATGGAATCAAAGGATAATGGAAGAATACTGGAGGCAGGGAGATAAAGAGAAAGAGCTTGGACTTGAGATATCACCGATGTGCGATCGAGGAAATGTGACCATTGAAAAATCACAG GTCGGATTCATCGACTACATTGTTCATCCATTATACGAAACATGGGCAGATCTTGTCTATCCAGATGCTCAAAATATACTCGATCAACTcgaagaaaatcgagaatGGTACCAATCACGAATACCTGAAGAACCTGACACAGCTCGTACTGTAACAGAAGATGACGAGCACAAATAG